The following coding sequences lie in one Candidatus Deferrimicrobiaceae bacterium genomic window:
- a CDS encoding MlaE family lipid ABC transporter permease subunit, with protein sequence MLSLAETIGERILLAIRNMGRMTIFLYAAVATLPFPPYRVRRIVKQVHFIGAKSLFVIVLTAAFTGMVLGLQGYYTLRKFGSEGLLGSAVALSLIRELGPVLSALMVTGRAGSALTAEIGIMRIGEQIESLESMGIDPVKFLIPPRLLGAIVSVPLLTAIFDVVGILGGYVVGVKLLGVNAGVFFGQMEASVEWNDVANGLIKSLFFGLIIAWVCTFKGYFTGRGAEGVSQSTTSAVVLSSVLVLVGDYFLTSVLL encoded by the coding sequence ATGCTGTCATTGGCCGAGACGATCGGGGAACGGATCCTCCTGGCGATCCGCAACATGGGGAGGATGACGATCTTCCTCTACGCCGCGGTCGCGACCCTTCCCTTTCCTCCTTACCGGGTCCGACGCATCGTGAAGCAGGTTCACTTCATCGGAGCGAAGTCCCTGTTCGTCATCGTCCTGACGGCCGCATTCACCGGGATGGTCCTCGGCCTCCAGGGATACTACACGCTGCGCAAATTCGGTTCGGAAGGCCTTTTGGGATCCGCGGTGGCCCTATCGCTCATCCGGGAACTGGGGCCGGTCCTGTCGGCGCTCATGGTGACCGGTCGGGCCGGCTCCGCCCTGACCGCGGAGATCGGGATCATGCGGATCGGCGAGCAGATCGAATCGCTGGAGTCGATGGGGATCGACCCGGTCAAGTTCCTCATCCCCCCCCGGCTTCTCGGGGCGATCGTGTCGGTGCCGCTCCTCACGGCGATATTCGACGTCGTCGGGATATTAGGAGGGTACGTGGTGGGGGTAAAGCTCCTCGGGGTGAACGCCGGCGTCTTCTTCGGACAGATGGAGGCCAGCGTGGAGTGGAATGACGTTGCGAACGGACTTATCAAATCGCTGTTCTTCGGACTGATCATCGCGTGGGTCTGCACGTTCAAGGGGTATTTTACCGGCAGGGGGGCGGAAGGGGTCAGCCAGTCGACCACGTCCGCCGTCGTCCTCTCCTCGGTACTGGTCCTGGTGGGCGACTACTTCCTGACCTCGGTGCTCCTGTGA
- a CDS encoding ABC transporter ATP-binding protein — MSDPSPICEPCGLETLPAPDGEPVIRLVNVEKTLDGKKVLDGVNLDIPRQRITAIIGLSGAGKSVMLKHMIGLIRPERGQVLVDGVDISRLSREELYKVRRRFGMLFQGGALFDSLTVYENVAFPLREKTELGEGEIRERVLSRLAQVGLEGAQGKFPDELSGGMVRRVAFARAMVTDPEIILFDEPTTGLDPIIRNSILNLICHTYHQHGFTMVMISHDIPEIFLWSHYVVVLHNGKVVEAAPAAEVVHSVNPFVQQLIRGDITGPVHLM, encoded by the coding sequence GTGAGCGACCCATCCCCGATCTGCGAACCGTGCGGGCTCGAAACGCTTCCCGCGCCGGACGGGGAACCGGTCATCCGGCTGGTGAACGTCGAGAAGACCCTCGACGGGAAAAAGGTGCTGGACGGGGTGAACCTCGACATCCCCCGCCAGAGGATCACCGCGATCATCGGCCTGAGCGGGGCGGGTAAGAGTGTGATGCTCAAGCACATGATCGGGCTCATCCGGCCGGAACGCGGACAGGTCCTGGTCGACGGTGTGGACATCTCCCGTCTCTCCCGGGAGGAGCTTTACAAGGTTCGTCGCCGATTCGGGATGCTCTTCCAGGGGGGGGCGCTCTTCGACTCGCTTACCGTGTACGAGAACGTGGCGTTCCCGCTGCGGGAGAAGACGGAGCTGGGGGAGGGGGAGATCCGGGAGCGCGTCCTCTCGCGCCTGGCGCAGGTGGGGCTGGAGGGTGCCCAGGGAAAATTCCCCGACGAGCTGAGCGGGGGGATGGTCCGGAGGGTCGCCTTTGCCCGGGCAATGGTGACGGATCCGGAGATCATCCTGTTCGACGAGCCGACCACGGGTCTGGACCCCATCATCCGGAACTCGATCCTGAATCTTATCTGCCACACGTATCATCAGCACGGCTTTACGATGGTGATGATCAGCCATGATATCCCGGAGATCTTCCTGTGGAGCCACTACGTCGTGGTGCTCCACAACGGGAAGGTGGTCGAGGCGGCTCCTGC